In bacterium, the sequence AATAAAATATACTCCTTGTTTCAATTGAGATGCGTTTATATTTAGTTTTCCCTTTACTGTCATATTATTCCCGCTCAACATAACTCTTCCGCACACATCAAAAACTTTATAATCCAATTTTTGTCTCGTAGTCGTTAAAAGTTCTATATTATTATTAACCATAGAATTCACAAGAGATACTCCTATACCTTTACAAACCACATTTTTTTCTTCAACAGAATTCATTATTCCAAGCGCCATACTATGTTCATCACCGGCAGAAATTTCTATTCCATTTTGCACTCTGACGACAACGACGGGAGTATCCCTGCTGGCAAGTCCATCATCTCCAAGTTGTCCAAAGTCATTGGTCCCCCAAGCCTTCATTGTGCCGTCCGACAGCAGAGCAAGGCTATGATGCCAAGCACCGTCAACTTTTAACGCATTGTTTATGCCAACTACACTTATTGCCGTATCGACAGTTACGAATCCAGCTCCAATTCCAAGCTGTCCATGAGTATTATCTCCCCACGCTTTTATTGTCCCATCCGTTAAAATAGCAAAGCTATGGTAAACACCGGCGGCAATTTTTACCGCATTTGTTATTCCTAAAACCGCAGCTGGCAAACTTGTATCCTGAGTTGTCCCGATTCCTAATTGTCCTCCGCCGTTCCAGCCCCATGCTCTTATAGTGCTATCCGCTAATAGAGCAAGACTGTGGCCATCTCCGGCAGCAATGGCAATTGCATTATTTATCCCTAAAACCGTAACCGGTGTATCTATTCCGGCGCTATCTATAGTTCCCTGTCCAAGCTGTCCGTAGGTATTATCGCCCCATGCTTTTATTGTTCCATCCGACAATAAAGCCAGACTATGGGCGCCACCTGCAGCAATTGCGATAACATTATTTAAATTGTTTACTAAAACAGGGAGTGATGTGTCGGTAGTTGTACCATTTCCCAATTGTCCTGAACTATTGCATCCCCAAGCTTTTACCGTACTATCCGACAATAAAGCAAGACTATATATAAAGCCGGCATCTACTTTTACTGCATTATTTATACCGACTACCGAATCCGGAGACAACGCATCATAAGTCGTTCCATTACCTACTTGTCCTGACGAATTAGTTCCCCATGCTTTTATAGTTCCATTTGATAAGGCAACGAGGCAATGCATTCCGCCGCCTGAAATTGAAACGGCGTCTGATGTTCCTTCAACGGTATCGGCATATTCCCTGCTGAAGCCTGATTCGTTTCCAAGTTGTCCGTATTGATTCGAGCCCCATGTCATAACAGAATTCGACTGTTGGGCAGTTGCCAAACTACTAATTGAAGATATTAGCAGCCCAATGCTGATAATCAAACATACTTTTTTATTAAACATATTTCCCCCTGTTTTTTAATGATGTAAAAATACCTTCTTTTCCCCCAACTGTCAATTAAAATGTTTCTTTAGAAGTACTTTTCACAATTAACACTTTTTCTTGACATATTCACATTTAACGGTTAGTTTATCAACTATGTGGAAAACAGGAATTACAAAAGTAGAACCTAATCATCTTGTTACTCGAGGGTACAAACAAGAAGATTTAATCGGGAATGTCTCTTTCTCAAATGTAGTATTTCTTTTATTAAAAGGCAAACTTCCAAATGAATCCGAAGGTAAAATGCTGGACGCGATACTCACTTCCAGTATTGACCATGGGGCAACACCACCCACAACTCTCGCATCAAGAATCGTTGCATCGGCAGGCGTTCCTTTACCTACGGCAGTTGCGGCGGGAATTCTCGCAGTCGGAGATGTTCACGGCGGAGCAATTGAAAACAGCGCCAGATTACTTCAGGAATGGGCTCCAAAAGATAAACCCGAAAAAGCAGCAAAAGAACTTCTTGAATTTCTTAAGTTCAAAGGAAAACGAATGCCCGGCGTAGGACATCGTATTCATACTTGTGACCCACGAACACAAAAATTGTTTACTCTCGCCAATGAACTCAAAATAGCAGACAAACATATTGCCCTTATGAAAGCAATAGAGACAGAAATAAATCGAACATCCCGCTCAGGCGGTGACAAAGGGCTAAAAAAGCCATTACCTATAAACGTTGATGGGGCTATTGCCGCTATTGTATCGGATATGGGTTTTGACTGGAAGTTAGGAAAAGCTTTTTTCCTCCTCGGCAGAGTAGCCGGACTTGTCGCTCAAGTCTACGAAGAGCAAACCCGCGAAAAGCCAATGCGTCCGATTTGCACGGTTGACGCAGAATACGACGGACCATGGGAACGCGATTTACCCAAAGACAAGAAGAAATAAAATGGAATTCAAACTCGTAAACATAGATAAACCCGCAGATATCAATTTTATACTCGGGCAATCTCATTTCATTAAAACAGTAGAAGACCTTCACGAAACATTGGTATCCAGCACACCGGATATAAAATTTGGAATTGCATTCTGTGAAGCATCCGGTCCAAAACTTGTTAGAATTTCCGGGAACGATAAAAGCTTAATTGAACTGGCCAAAACTAATGCAATGAATATAGGAGCAGGGCATTCTTTTATAATATTTCTAAAGAATGCTTTTCCCATAAACGTTCTTCCGGCAATCAAATCCGTCCCTGAAATCTGCACGATATTTTGCGCTACTGCTAACGCCGTGCAGGTTATTATTGCAGAAACGCCCCAGGGGAATGCAATAATCGGAGTCGTAGACGGCGAATCTCCCGCAGGAATAGAAGACGAAGATGCAGTCAAAACAAGAAAACAATTCCTCAGGAATATAGGATACAAATTGTAACACCAATCCAAATCTTTAATAAAATATTATGCTTCCAATAATAACTATAGTTGGTAAAGAAAACGTAGGCAAATCTACTCTGTTCAACCGTATTATCGGCAGCAGAGTTGCCATTATGGATTCTACGCCGGGAACTACAAGAGACAGAAATGCCAAAAAAGTTGTAATAGACGACTTTAATTTCCTTTTAGTAGATACGGGCGGGTATCTCCCGAATGATCCGAGCACCATTAAAAATAAAGTAAAAGAGCAGGTAGAACTAGCCATTAATTCTTCTACGCTTATACTTTTCGTAGTAGATGCAAAAACGGGAATAACTTCGATAGATTTGGAGATAACGGAATTTCTCAGGAAACTAAACAAACAAATATTACTCGTCATAAATAAAGTTGATAATAACAAACGAATACCGGAAGTTGCGGAATTCCACAAACTCGGATTCAAATCTTCAATAGAAATATGCGCAACCCAGGGAACAGGCGTATCCGGGCTTATGGACAAAATAACCGAATACATAGATAAGTCGCCATCCTCCGCCGATACCAGATTACCCACTTTTGCCATTATCGGGAAACCTAATGTCGGAAAATCTACTTATATAAACGCCCTTTTAGACGAAAAAAGGGTTATCGTAGACGAACATCCCGGGACTACCGTTGATACAATAGATGTGACTATGAAGTATGAAGACAAAGAATTTGTACTCGTTGATACTCCGGGGTTGCGAAGGAGAACGAAATTTGACTCGCAAATAGAATACTACTCATCAGTCAGGACGGATGCATCCATACTTAAATGTGATGTCGCCATACTTTTCATTGATGCCAGCGACCAAATTTCCCACCAGGATAAAAGGATTATTAACACCGTTCTCGAATACGGGAAAGGGATTGTAATAGCAGCAAATAAAAAAGACCTCGGGATTGGGTTTAGCGAAAAGACTCTAAATTATACAAAATTTGTTCCCATTACGTATTTATCCGCTTTAAATAAAACCGATTTATATGAGCCGCTTAAGACAGCATTAACCGTTGCGGAAAACTGCCGTTTAAAACTTACCCGTAAACAATTGAGAGCGTTTACTCTTGCATTAAAGTTAATAAAAGTATCCCAGGTAGACGTTGCACCGCCGACATTTGCCATCAGGATAATATCCAAGAACAAAAAGCTCACAAACTACAAAACAAGAAAAACTCTTGAAATTCAATTCAGGAAAGAATTTGGATTTATCGGGACTCCAATAAAAATAACAATAATATAGAAGCCCTTAGGCTTTAGCCTTTAGTCCGCCTCAGGCGGATATCCAGCTCCGCTGGGCTAATTTTGAAGTTATCTTTTGAGGAATAAATTTTTAAAAAGGGATATGCAAACACAAGAAGCATCTTCACTTAAGCCCATTAAATATTCCTGTCGTTGAAAAAGAACTTCTATTTCAACAGCACCATTTTTTTTGCAGGCAAGATTTTGTCTCCTGTTTTTAACTCGCAAAAATAAGTCCCGTTAGCAAATTTTTTACCATTCCATTTAACCGTATATTCGCCTGCGTTTTTCATCCCTTTATCAATTGTCGCCACTTTTTCTCCGGATATGTTATATATGGATAAATCTATTTCTGCCGGGTTTGGAATGACATAATTTATGCTAACTTGTTTATTGAATACGCCAGGCAAAACAGAAAACGACAATGTTTTAAGTGTTTTATCTTCAGCCACATTTTGCCAGTTTAAATAAATCGAATTATCGAAATTAAAACTGTCATTAGTTCCAAAAGTTGAGAAGAAATACCATAGTCTGATTATATAAACTCCGGCGTTTAACCCGTAAGTCGAAAATTTGCAGAGCTTGCTATTGTCTACAGGAGTCGTTATTTTACCGGTTATCGGGAAAAAAGCTGAAGTGTTATTTGCAGATGCATACTCAATTCTATACCCTTCAAAATTAAAGTGGGAGGATGGTCCCTTAACCATATTTGCGCTCCCGCGGATAAGGATACTGTCATTAGTATAAGCCGGTGAAGTAGGATATAAAGCAGATACCAATACCGTTGCCGAATCATAAATCATTATAGGATTAGGAAGAATAGTGTTATACAAAACTACGGTTGCCATATTTCTTGCGACTAAATGCCCATTTCCGCTCATCGAAGTTAAAAACATCATAGACAGGGACTTACCGTCCATAACGGCATCGGTATAAAGAGAGGTAAGAAAACAAATAAGCAAAGAATCTGACGATGTCCCGATATGTCCTGCAGCGCCATCACAGGTCGCATTTGTAAACGTAGATTTTGCCGAATCACTTAAAATGCATTCTCCAAAAATGGATCCCTTTATTGAAAGCTGGGTCCCGGCGTTAAAATACAAATTCCATGCATTAACCGATGAATTTACAAGATGGTATGTTCTTCCGGGAAGCGGCGCAGTAAAATCACTGTATTCCGAGTAATCTACAAGTCCTGTTATTGTATCATTGAGCGGGATTTCAAAAATGTTTCCGGCAAAAATGCCGTCAATATTGTACAAATCCACGTTGGTACTGTCCATTGTCATAGTACCAAGCCTGAGCCCGGTAAGACTGTCCAGCACAAAAGAATAGTTTATTCTTTTGCACGTAGTATCAGGATAGGTGAAATGGTTAATCCATTTATTCGCATTCAAAGAATCTCCGTAAAGTTTTCCCGAAGAACCACGTGGAAATCCAATCCATACGATTATACTATCGGAATGCGAAATATGAACGCTGGCGGAATCTCCTATAACCACAAATTCTCCCGCTCTATTTGTATGCCTTACGTTAATTTTACTATTATGTCCCATTATACCGAAAGAAACAAACGAGTTATCCATACGCACACTGTCAAATACAAGAGAGCCGCCACTTAAAGTCATATCCAAACTACCACCTACACCGCCGCCTAAAGGTAAGTTAGAGGAATTTAACGTTGAATGTTTTATTTCTATTTTTGAAGAATCTATAGAGATGAATCCAAACTGGTATACATATTCCTGTGGCATTATTAACGTACCACTGTCTATAGAAAATAAAGAATTTTGTATCGAATATATACAACCTTTTACACAAAGAGAGCAACTGCGGACTATAAGCTGTCCGTTCCCAATTAACACAATATTGTTATTAATTGTAGTATCATGCGTGATTAAAAAAGATGAACTAATCACCCAGTCTCCTTTATTAAATTTGAATTCGGCTAAGTTCTTATTTTTTAATTCCATATCTTTAATAAAGGCGAAAGGACTCGTATGAATTGGCATATTTAATTTTGTTCCCGGGGCACTTAATCCCATAGCTTGTGGACCATACTGCTTAATTCCCCGACGCAGTACATCCAGTTGATTTGCATTCGTAATTCCGCCCAATAAAACAAATAAAAAGATTATAAAAATTATGGTAATATGTTTTTTCATATTTTTTATTTTTAGTATTCAAAAAATTTCATACTTTCGCGCTTCATTCTTTTTTCTTACAGCGCATTCCTTCCGGGGTATCTTCGAGGATATAACCAGAACTTTCAATCTGTTTTCTTAACGCATCCGATTTTGCCCAGTCTTTGCTCTTTCTTGCGTTTTCCCTTTCAGCAATCAATGTTTTAATTTCATCCGGCAACTCTTTTTTTGTAGATTCTCTTTTTTCTTTTATTCTTATGCCTAAAACTTTATCAAAATCTAATAATGTCTCATAAACCCTGAAATGCTTACGTTTATAGGCTTCCTGAATAATTTCCAGAACTACAGCCACCGCCTGCGGAGTATTTAAATCATCATTTATTGCTTCAAGAAATTTCTCTTTATAGCCCTTAACCCAATCTTCATCACCAGTTTGGATGACGTCATCCAAACTACCCATTTGAGTAACAAAATTATAAATATATTCTAATACCGTTTTTGCAGCCGTTAAAGCTTCATCCGTAAAACTCAATTCTGCCCTGTATTTAGCCATTAAAACAAACATTTTAAAAACCATCGGGTCAAACCCCATATTCTTTAAATCCTGTAGTGTATAAAAATTAGCCAGGCTTTTACTCATCTTCGTATCTTTAATCTGCAAGAAATTTGCGTGAACCCAGTAATTAACGAACTTTTTCCCGGTAGCGCCTTCAGATTGGGCTATTTCATTGGTATGATGTACCGGAATATGGTCTATCCCGCCGGAATGAATATCAAATGTTTCGCCAAGATATTTCATAGACATCGCCGAACACTCAATATGCCATCCCGGGAACCCTCTCCCCCACGGACTATCCCACTGCATAATATGATTCGGCTGGTTTATTTTCCACAAAGCAAAATCAAACGGATTTCTTTTCTCCGGCTCAACTTCCACTCTTGCACCTGAGTTTTGACCATCAAGGTTTAGCCGCGCAAGTTTCCCGTAATCTTTGAATTTTGAAGTATCATAGTAAACGGCATTTTTAGTAACATATGCGTAACCTTTATTTACAAGTTTTTCTATCAATGCAATCATATCGGGTATATGTTCGGTAGCTTTGCACATCAATTTGGGTTTTTTAATATTCAATTCTTCCATATCTTTAAGAAACGCCTGTGTATAGAACTCTGCAATTTCGTAAGGAGATTTTTTAGTTTTTTGGGCTTCCCTATCTATTTTATCTTCTCCTTCATCCTGGTCAGAAGCCAGATGTCCGACATCCGTAATATTCATTATATGGTTAACTTCGTAACCGTTATATTCGAGGACTCTGCGTAAAGTATCCGTAAAAATATAAGTTCTTAAATTTCCGATATGCGCATAATTATAAACGGTCAAGCCACAGGAATAATACCCAACTTTTTTTGCAACTATAGGGATAAACTCATCCTTTTGTCTGGTTAACGTATTAAAAAGTTTTAGGCTCATTCTGGAATATATCGTCCTGCTATTGTTTCAAGTGTTTACTTATTTTCCGTCTGATATTTTTTAATACCTTCGCGTAGAATTCTCATTGCATCACGCAGTTCTTTTTCTTTCAAAACGTACGCAATTCGTGCCTCATTTCTACCCCTGCCAGGCGTAACGTAGAACCCTTCACCCGGGGCAATCATAGTAGTTTTTCCATCCACGCTAAAATCCGTCAGCATCCACTGGGTAAACTTTTCCGCATCTTCTACCGGCAACCTGCAAGTCATATAAAATGCGCCTTCCGGCAAAGTAGCGAACGCGCCCGGAATTTTCTGTATTTCTTCATAAACGACATTTCGACGCAATTCATATTCTTTCATCATTTCCGGTATAATATCATCCATTCTTCCGTATAATTCAACCATACCAACCTGTTCAATCGTCGGGGGACAAAGTCTCGACATACTGCATCTCATAATTCCTTTTAAGATATTTTCATTCGTAGAAACTACGCAACCAATTCTTGCTCCGCAAGCGCTAAAACGCTTTGAAACGGAATCAATCACGATTTTATATTCATCCTCGCCCGGCAAATTAAATACGCTTGTATGTTTCCTGCCATCGAATAAAAATTCCCGGTAAACTTCATCGGATATCAGGTAAATATTATGTTTTTCCGCTATTCTAGCAACACGCATCATTTCATCTTTTGAATATATCGTTCCTGTAGGATTATTCGGCGTACATATTATAATTCCTTTTGTTTTTGGAGTTATCAGTTTTTCAATTTCTTCTTCTTCCGGCAAATGGAAACCCTCTTCTACTTTCGTAAGTATAGGAACCAATTTCACTTCTGCTATTGCCGCAAGGGATATGTAATTTGCATAACAAGGGTCAGGGATGAGAAACTCATCTCCTTTATCTGCAAGAATTATATAAACAAACAATATTGCTTCAGAGCCACCTGTAGTTATAGAAACATTAGCTGTCGTTATATTTTTTGCTCCGAATGAATTATAGTAAGTTGCAATTGCTTTTCTTAATGCCAATAACCCATTAGACGGTCCATAAGCAAGGACTTTTTCTCCATATCCCTGTATAGCTCTCCAGAAATACGAGGGAGTTTGAATATCGGGCTGTCCGATATTCAAATGATAAACTTCTATACCCCTTGATTTTGCCTCGTCTGCACAAGGAATGAGTTTCCTTATAGGAGAAGCAGGTATAACACTTCCTCTATTAGAGATTAATAAGTTTTTGTTCATTTGCGCACCTTATTTCACATTGTTTATCGTTTATAACTTTAAATTCTATCGGTAAATTAATATTGTCCTCTATTACGGTTTCACCTATTTTAGCAGGGGTAAATACCCAATTTTTAACTAAAGCCTTTACATGAGGTTGGTCATATGTTATATCCGAAGGTAAAAACTTTACATCTTCCACTTCTCCTTTTTTATTTATATGAAGTCTTAGATTTATTCTCCCTTCCGAGCCTTTTAAGCTTGATTCCGAAGCAGGATAATCGGGCAATGTTATACTTTTAATTGTCGGCGCAGTATATATAGCGCATACGGGGTCGCCCTTACATATAATCTGTAATTCGGCATAATTTTTAGGTTCAATTCTTATACTTCTGATTTTATCTCCAACCCGGATTCCTTTTACTTCATCCATTCCTCTGATTATCTGTCCAAAAACGGTATATCTATTCCCGGTAGCATCCAATGACGGTATCGCCTGCAAGCAAACATAAAATTGTGATGAGGCGGAATTCGGGTCTTCTGCCCTTGCCATAGCTACCGTTCCCAAAATATGCCGTCTTGAATTAAATTCGGCTTTAATATTATACCCTGCGCCACCCGTACCATTTCCTGCGGGATCTCCACCTTGCACTAAAAATCCCGGTTCAACACGATGAAACGTTAACCCATCATAAAAATTAAGGTTTGCAAGCATAATAAAATTCTTTACGGTATTCGGAGCATCTTCAGGAAAAAATTTCATATAAATCTTATCGCCGTTTCCCATAGTAATAGTGGCTATTTCCGAACCATCTACTTTTAGAGTATCAAGTATTGATTTTTTAAGTTTTTGTGTTATTTGCACTCTCTTAGCGGGAGCTTCCTCTGTTGTACCATCAATATTAATTGTTTTTTCGACTACTTTCTTTTCGATTGGAGAAGAAGGTTCAATAACTATTTTATCTTCACCGACTAAACTTCCAACTAATCCTATTAGCAAAACGACACAGGATATTCCCACAAATCTTTTCATTTATTCCCCCTTATTTCACTTCGTATTCTTTCAATCTGTCATAAAGCGAGTAATAAAACTTGTCCGCAAGTTCAGTATCATCTTCCGTATCTTTCCATGCTTTATACTCAAGATGATAACTCGTTTTAGTAGTATCAGGAACTTTTTCCATTGTTTTCGACTCTTTCTGGCGTGGACACCGAATCGCTACACGATAAAGACTGTCCCCTAAAACTTCTACGATAACTCTAACTCTTTGTTGTATATTTACAGGTTTATAATCGGCTTCTATATGTCCTTCCGTCTCTTTCGTAATGGAAAACTGTTCCGCAACTATCGAATAAACGGCATTCCTAACCTCTTTATAAGCACATCTGTAACGAGCCGCTCTTACTTTGTAAACGCTATTATCGTAAGTTTTCTTATGAGTTCCTTCCTGTGATAATTTAGAAGAACATCCTAAAAAAGAAACTATTATACCTACAACTAACAAAACACTTCTTCCCATATTTCTCCTTAAAACATTATTTACTACGCGATATTTTACTTACGGTATAAAATTCGTTTTCTCGTCTATCCGCATTATA encodes:
- a CDS encoding citryl-CoA lyase yields the protein MWKTGITKVEPNHLVTRGYKQEDLIGNVSFSNVVFLLLKGKLPNESEGKMLDAILTSSIDHGATPPTTLASRIVASAGVPLPTAVAAGILAVGDVHGGAIENSARLLQEWAPKDKPEKAAKELLEFLKFKGKRMPGVGHRIHTCDPRTQKLFTLANELKIADKHIALMKAIETEINRTSRSGGDKGLKKPLPINVDGAIAAIVSDMGFDWKLGKAFFLLGRVAGLVAQVYEEQTREKPMRPICTVDAEYDGPWERDLPKDKKK
- a CDS encoding adenosine-specific kinase, translating into MEFKLVNIDKPADINFILGQSHFIKTVEDLHETLVSSTPDIKFGIAFCEASGPKLVRISGNDKSLIELAKTNAMNIGAGHSFIIFLKNAFPINVLPAIKSVPEICTIFCATANAVQVIIAETPQGNAIIGVVDGESPAGIEDEDAVKTRKQFLRNIGYKL
- the cysS gene encoding cysteine--tRNA ligase, producing MSLKLFNTLTRQKDEFIPIVAKKVGYYSCGLTVYNYAHIGNLRTYIFTDTLRRVLEYNGYEVNHIMNITDVGHLASDQDEGEDKIDREAQKTKKSPYEIAEFYTQAFLKDMEELNIKKPKLMCKATEHIPDMIALIEKLVNKGYAYVTKNAVYYDTSKFKDYGKLARLNLDGQNSGARVEVEPEKRNPFDFALWKINQPNHIMQWDSPWGRGFPGWHIECSAMSMKYLGETFDIHSGGIDHIPVHHTNEIAQSEGATGKKFVNYWVHANFLQIKDTKMSKSLANFYTLQDLKNMGFDPMVFKMFVLMAKYRAELSFTDEALTAAKTVLEYIYNFVTQMGSLDDVIQTGDEDWVKGYKEKFLEAINDDLNTPQAVAVVLEIIQEAYKRKHFRVYETLLDFDKVLGIRIKEKRESTKKELPDEIKTLIAERENARKSKDWAKSDALRKQIESSGYILEDTPEGMRCKKKE
- a CDS encoding pyridoxal phosphate-dependent aminotransferase, which encodes MNKNLLISNRGSVIPASPIRKLIPCADEAKSRGIEVYHLNIGQPDIQTPSYFWRAIQGYGEKVLAYGPSNGLLALRKAIATYYNSFGAKNITTANVSITTGGSEAILFVYIILADKGDEFLIPDPCYANYISLAAIAEVKLVPILTKVEEGFHLPEEEEIEKLITPKTKGIIICTPNNPTGTIYSKDEMMRVARIAEKHNIYLISDEVYREFLFDGRKHTSVFNLPGEDEYKIVIDSVSKRFSACGARIGCVVSTNENILKGIMRCSMSRLCPPTIEQVGMVELYGRMDDIIPEMMKEYELRRNVVYEEIQKIPGAFATLPEGAFYMTCRLPVEDAEKFTQWMLTDFSVDGKTTMIAPGEGFYVTPGRGRNEARIAYVLKEKELRDAMRILREGIKKYQTENK
- the der gene encoding ribosome biogenesis GTPase Der — protein: MLPIITIVGKENVGKSTLFNRIIGSRVAIMDSTPGTTRDRNAKKVVIDDFNFLLVDTGGYLPNDPSTIKNKVKEQVELAINSSTLILFVVDAKTGITSIDLEITEFLRKLNKQILLVINKVDNNKRIPEVAEFHKLGFKSSIEICATQGTGVSGLMDKITEYIDKSPSSADTRLPTFAIIGKPNVGKSTYINALLDEKRVIVDEHPGTTVDTIDVTMKYEDKEFVLVDTPGLRRRTKFDSQIEYYSSVRTDASILKCDVAILFIDASDQISHQDKRIINTVLEYGKGIVIAANKKDLGIGFSEKTLNYTKFVPITYLSALNKTDLYEPLKTALTVAENCRLKLTRKQLRAFTLALKLIKVSQVDVAPPTFAIRIISKNKKLTNYKTRKTLEIQFRKEFGFIGTPIKITII
- a CDS encoding T9SS type A sorting domain-containing protein, with protein sequence MFNKKVCLIISIGLLISSISSLATAQQSNSVMTWGSNQYGQLGNESGFSREYADTVEGTSDAVSISGGGMHCLVALSNGTIKAWGTNSSGQVGNGTTYDALSPDSVVGINNAVKVDAGFIYSLALLSDSTVKAWGCNSSGQLGNGTTTDTSLPVLVNNLNNVIAIAAGGAHSLALLSDGTIKAWGDNTYGQLGQGTIDSAGIDTPVTVLGINNAIAIAAGDGHSLALLADSTIRAWGWNGGGQLGIGTTQDTSLPAAVLGITNAVKIAAGVYHSFAILTDGTIKAWGDNTHGQLGIGAGFVTVDTAISVVGINNALKVDGAWHHSLALLSDGTMKAWGTNDFGQLGDDGLASRDTPVVVVRVQNGIEISAGDEHSMALGIMNSVEEKNVVCKGIGVSLVNSMVNNNIELLTTTRQKLDYKVFDVCGRVMLSGNNMTVKGKLNINASQLKQGVYFIDVKTLTGNIQFKLVKVL
- a CDS encoding TonB family protein, which translates into the protein MKRFVGISCVVLLIGLVGSLVGEDKIVIEPSSPIEKKVVEKTINIDGTTEEAPAKRVQITQKLKKSILDTLKVDGSEIATITMGNGDKIYMKFFPEDAPNTVKNFIMLANLNFYDGLTFHRVEPGFLVQGGDPAGNGTGGAGYNIKAEFNSRRHILGTVAMARAEDPNSASSQFYVCLQAIPSLDATGNRYTVFGQIIRGMDEVKGIRVGDKIRSIRIEPKNYAELQIICKGDPVCAIYTAPTIKSITLPDYPASESSLKGSEGRINLRLHINKKGEVEDVKFLPSDITYDQPHVKALVKNWVFTPAKIGETVIEDNINLPIEFKVINDKQCEIRCANEQKLINL
- a CDS encoding T9SS type A sorting domain-containing protein, with translation MKKHITIIFIIFLFVLLGGITNANQLDVLRRGIKQYGPQAMGLSAPGTKLNMPIHTSPFAFIKDMELKNKNLAEFKFNKGDWVISSSFLITHDTTINNNIVLIGNGQLIVRSCSLCVKGCIYSIQNSLFSIDSGTLIMPQEYVYQFGFISIDSSKIEIKHSTLNSSNLPLGGGVGGSLDMTLSGGSLVFDSVRMDNSFVSFGIMGHNSKINVRHTNRAGEFVVIGDSASVHISHSDSIIVWIGFPRGSSGKLYGDSLNANKWINHFTYPDTTCKRINYSFVLDSLTGLRLGTMTMDSTNVDLYNIDGIFAGNIFEIPLNDTITGLVDYSEYSDFTAPLPGRTYHLVNSSVNAWNLYFNAGTQLSIKGSIFGECILSDSAKSTFTNATCDGAAGHIGTSSDSLLICFLTSLYTDAVMDGKSLSMMFLTSMSGNGHLVARNMATVVLYNTILPNPIMIYDSATVLVSALYPTSPAYTNDSILIRGSANMVKGPSSHFNFEGYRIEYASANNTSAFFPITGKITTPVDNSKLCKFSTYGLNAGVYIIRLWYFFSTFGTNDSFNFDNSIYLNWQNVAEDKTLKTLSFSVLPGVFNKQVSINYVIPNPAEIDLSIYNISGEKVATIDKGMKNAGEYTVKWNGKKFANGTYFCELKTGDKILPAKKMVLLK